One Prolixibacteraceae bacterium DNA segment encodes these proteins:
- the cdaA gene encoding diadenylate cyclase CdaA, whose translation MSLFITIRLLDFIDILLVSILLYKLFKLIRGTIAFNISMGIFTVYLLWLLVKALKMELISTILGQLFGVGVIALIIVFQQEIRRFLIMLGSQYKLHRWINFEKILNFDKEQEKAEHSEVVEIIVSACKEMGATRTGVLIAIQRKANLNEYVETGELIQAKLSKELLKTIFFKNSPLHDGAVIIHKNTIVSARCILPVTDQRTLSPDLGLRHRAAIGMSEMTDAIIVVVSEENGSISIVRDGQIFRRLNSEDFSKQLYKQFEEE comes from the coding sequence TTGAGTTTATTCATCACCATACGTCTTTTAGATTTTATAGACATACTTCTGGTATCGATACTGCTATATAAGCTATTCAAACTTATTAGGGGGACAATTGCGTTCAATATTTCAATGGGGATTTTTACGGTCTATCTACTTTGGTTGCTAGTAAAAGCATTGAAGATGGAACTTATTAGTACGATCTTGGGTCAGTTGTTTGGCGTAGGAGTGATTGCTCTAATCATTGTCTTTCAACAGGAGATTCGTCGCTTTCTTATCATGTTAGGGTCTCAATACAAACTTCATAGATGGATTAACTTTGAGAAAATTCTCAATTTTGATAAAGAGCAAGAGAAGGCAGAACACTCAGAGGTTGTTGAAATCATTGTCTCTGCATGCAAAGAGATGGGAGCCACTAGAACAGGCGTCCTTATTGCAATACAGAGAAAAGCCAACTTGAATGAATATGTTGAAACAGGAGAGTTAATTCAAGCTAAACTATCGAAAGAACTTCTTAAAACAATCTTCTTTAAGAACTCCCCACTACATGATGGAGCTGTAATTATTCATAAGAACACGATTGTTTCTGCACGATGTATTTTGCCTGTTACAGACCAGAGAACATTGTCTCCAGACTTAGGACTTAGACATAGGGCAGCCATAGGAATGTCTGAAATGACCGATGCAATTATTGTAGTAGTTTCGGAAGAGAATGGAAGTATTAGTATCGTTCGAGATGGTCAAATCTTTAGACGTCTCAATAGCGAAGATTTTTCGAAACAACTCTACAAACAATTTGAAGAAGAGTAG
- a CDS encoding metallophosphoesterase produces the protein MRFLSFYIIFVILFISDIYSFRWITTTFTSQSSYLRWGYWALSVIVYTLLFYIIYLARTTVIVNATLGYNLMVAFVFAILLAKILMSIFFLLGDVFRLGTWIYQYFTGSHGSVGAIRRYYTLGIVSLIGLLCVSLLYGVVWGKYNFKLREQVVASSKIPKSFDGFKIIQLSDMHLGTFDRIKPLEDVVSEINQLSPDLILFTGDLVNFRAEEARKYVSIFSKLSAKYGKYTIMGNHDYENKRYQNTLFLEEDKEKILDVLEKQMGFHWLKNSSVYIQNQNDSIVLGGVENWGKPPFPQLGDVQKAFDGIPPSFFKVLMSHDPSYWDQKISKENNEIDLTLSGHTHGMQFGIEVGNFKWSPVQYVYPLWVGLYKRGNEVLYVNRGFGSIGYPGRVGIWPEITLITLKHKE, from the coding sequence ATGCGTTTTCTCTCATTTTATATCATATTTGTTATCCTATTTATTAGTGATATCTACTCTTTTCGATGGATTACAACCACTTTTACATCTCAAAGTTCCTATTTACGTTGGGGATATTGGGCTCTATCTGTAATCGTTTACACTTTACTCTTTTATATCATCTATTTGGCTAGAACTACAGTGATTGTAAATGCAACCTTAGGATATAATTTGATGGTTGCTTTTGTGTTTGCTATTCTTTTGGCAAAGATATTGATGTCCATCTTTTTCTTATTGGGAGATGTCTTTAGATTGGGTACATGGATTTATCAATATTTTACAGGATCACATGGATCTGTTGGTGCAATACGTAGGTATTATACCTTAGGGATTGTATCTCTTATTGGTCTTCTATGTGTCTCCTTATTGTATGGTGTTGTATGGGGGAAATATAATTTTAAATTAAGAGAACAGGTTGTTGCTTCATCGAAAATACCTAAGTCATTTGATGGTTTTAAAATAATTCAACTATCCGATATGCATCTTGGTACTTTTGATCGAATAAAACCTTTAGAAGATGTGGTGTCTGAGATTAATCAACTCTCCCCGGACTTAATTTTGTTTACAGGAGACTTGGTGAATTTTAGGGCAGAGGAGGCACGAAAGTATGTCTCTATATTTTCCAAATTAAGTGCAAAGTATGGGAAATATACCATCATGGGGAATCATGATTATGAGAACAAGCGTTATCAAAACACTCTATTCTTGGAAGAGGATAAAGAGAAGATATTAGATGTATTAGAGAAACAGATGGGGTTTCATTGGTTGAAAAATAGTTCTGTGTACATACAAAATCAAAATGATTCCATCGTTTTGGGTGGTGTTGAAAATTGGGGGAAGCCACCTTTCCCACAACTAGGGGATGTCCAGAAGGCCTTTGATGGTATTCCACCCTCATTCTTTAAAGTTCTGATGTCTCACGATCCATCATATTGGGATCAAAAAATATCGAAAGAGAATAATGAAATCGATCTCACCCTTAGTGGCCACACCCATGGAATGCAATTTGGTATTGAGGTTGGGAACTTTAAGTGGAGCCCTGTTCAATATGTCTACCCTTTATGGGTCGGACTATATAAGAGAGGAAATGAAGTTCTCTATGTAAATAGAGGGTTTGGTTCCATCGGATATCCTGGAAGGGTTGGGATTTGGCCTGAGATCACATTAATTACGTTGAAACATAAAGAATAA
- a CDS encoding ribose-phosphate pyrophosphokinase, which yields MSVDNKLKIFSGTETQYLTEKIASHLGVEVGKSACPRFADGEFEPCYEETIRGAETFIVQSTFPPSDNLMELLLMVDAAKRASSKQTVAVMPYFGFARQDRKDKPRVSIGAKLIADMLSTAGIDRLITMDLHADQIQGFFNVPVDHLSSTTIFIPHIQNMNLENLVIASPDVGGSKRANVYAKHLGTELVLCHKTRAKANVIGNMTLIGDVKGKDVIIVDDMIDTAGTITKAADLMKEMGATSVRAFATHAVLSGPAYERIEASGLDEVYFTDTIPLHKESAKIKVLSCAEMFANVIRNVYDNQSISKSFI from the coding sequence ATGTCTGTAGACAATAAATTAAAAATCTTTTCGGGTACTGAAACCCAATATTTGACAGAGAAAATTGCATCACATTTAGGTGTAGAAGTTGGAAAATCTGCTTGTCCAAGATTTGCAGATGGTGAATTTGAACCATGCTACGAAGAGACAATTCGTGGAGCGGAGACTTTCATCGTTCAATCGACATTCCCACCTTCTGATAATTTGATGGAACTTCTTTTGATGGTAGATGCTGCAAAAAGAGCTTCGTCTAAACAAACTGTTGCAGTAATGCCATATTTTGGTTTTGCTCGTCAAGACAGAAAAGACAAGCCTCGTGTTTCTATTGGTGCAAAATTGATCGCAGACATGCTATCGACAGCAGGTATTGACCGTTTGATCACAATGGATCTTCATGCAGATCAAATTCAAGGTTTCTTTAATGTTCCTGTTGATCACCTAAGCTCTACAACAATTTTCATTCCTCATATCCAGAATATGAATTTAGAAAATCTTGTTATAGCTTCACCTGATGTTGGAGGTTCTAAAAGAGCAAATGTATATGCAAAACATTTGGGAACAGAACTTGTCCTTTGTCACAAAACGAGAGCAAAAGCCAATGTTATTGGTAATATGACTCTTATCGGAGACGTAAAAGGAAAAGATGTTATCATCGTTGATGATATGATCGATACTGCAGGAACTATTACTAAAGCTGCAGATCTTATGAAGGAGATGGGTGCTACAAGTGTTCGCGCATTTGCTACTCATGCGGTACTTTCAGGTCCTGCTTATGAACGCATTGAAGCATCAGGACTAGACGAGGTTTATTTCACAGACACTATCCCTCTTCACAAAGAATCAGCGAAAATTAAGGTTCTTTCATGTGCTGAAATGTTCGCTAATGTGATTCGTAATGTATACGATAATCAATCAATTAGTAAATCGTTTATCTAA
- a CDS encoding NYN domain-containing protein, producing the protein MNFNTAILYDIENLIGGYGKTEYIQNLSLKEIFHSIQELNDGLPCIQKAYANWSDPRLKHLRDDINELGIEPIQMFGFGRGTQKNASDIQLAIDAVEIAFTHDHIKNFVIVSGDGGFSSLAKKLHEHGKYVIGCAYRKATNKIFEAVSDRFLWLEEPSTKPKLQVDGVNANDPIVMSFIRQYEPVNFVSNEHVIAIAKECLVFLSNNHDAALLLSGAGLNISIFSQIMDYRLQSFNYFSLGFVRLIDFLRFITYESNCKIIFKAPSEYRMVSKKHSINGFSDESYVTKLSNIHNKEFYRKILSKGTPMFKSFNEEVFDKVVALIDQYRLAYEGNLLSELIEKLDSLMPYSDNEIKNCLLSMVAADCFERFPEDKRISEQQLTFAPMDVMEAKVLLYEGMKAKLEKLIVDVDEDVFMSVMEVPQEVEMAEKM; encoded by the coding sequence ATGAATTTTAACACCGCAATACTTTACGACATTGAAAACTTAATAGGTGGCTACGGCAAGACCGAGTATATCCAAAATTTGTCTTTGAAAGAGATATTTCATAGTATTCAAGAGCTTAATGATGGTCTTCCGTGTATTCAAAAGGCTTATGCAAATTGGAGTGATCCGAGACTAAAACACTTAAGAGATGATATTAATGAGCTCGGTATAGAGCCAATTCAAATGTTTGGTTTTGGTAGGGGAACTCAAAAAAATGCATCCGATATTCAGTTAGCGATTGATGCAGTTGAGATTGCTTTTACTCATGATCATATTAAGAATTTTGTTATTGTAAGTGGGGATGGAGGATTTTCTTCTTTAGCCAAGAAACTTCATGAACATGGTAAATATGTAATTGGATGTGCATATCGTAAAGCGACCAATAAGATTTTCGAAGCAGTAAGTGATAGGTTTTTGTGGTTGGAAGAGCCTTCTACCAAACCTAAATTACAAGTAGATGGTGTAAATGCGAATGACCCTATTGTCATGTCGTTTATAAGGCAGTATGAACCTGTAAATTTTGTTAGCAATGAGCATGTGATTGCAATTGCAAAAGAGTGTTTGGTTTTTCTTTCAAATAATCATGATGCTGCACTTTTATTGAGTGGTGCTGGGCTTAATATTTCGATATTTAGTCAAATTATGGACTATAGACTTCAGTCTTTTAACTATTTCTCATTGGGCTTTGTTCGATTGATTGATTTCCTTCGTTTTATTACCTATGAGTCAAACTGTAAGATTATATTTAAGGCACCAAGTGAATATCGAATGGTAAGTAAAAAACATAGTATTAATGGTTTTTCTGATGAGTCATATGTTACCAAACTTTCGAATATTCATAACAAAGAATTTTATAGAAAAATCCTTTCTAAAGGGACTCCAATGTTTAAATCCTTTAATGAAGAAGTTTTTGATAAAGTGGTTGCTTTAATTGATCAATATCGTTTGGCTTATGAGGGTAATCTTTTGTCAGAACTTATTGAAAAGCTTGACTCATTGATGCCATATTCTGATAATGAGATAAAGAACTGTCTTTTGTCGATGGTTGCTGCAGATTGTTTTGAACGATTTCCTGAGGATAAGAGAATTTCAGAGCAACAACTGACTTTTGCCCCGATGGATGTAATGGAAGCTAAAGTGCTTCTTTATGAGGGGATGAAAGCAAAATTAGAAAAGTTGATTGTAGATGTGGATGAGGATGTGTTTATGTCTGTAATGGAGGTTCCTCAAGAGGTGGAAATGGCCGAAAAAATGTGA
- the pth gene encoding aminoacyl-tRNA hydrolase, with the protein MKYLIVGIGNIGTEYEETRHNIGFKVLDQLAKENDATFKAEKHGAIAEVKYKGRTLVLLKPSTYVNLSGKAVNYWMQQEKISIENIMIVVDDLALPFGKLRIRAKGSDAGHNGIKDITKVLGRADYPRLRFGIGSEFSKGKQIDYVLGEWSKEEKLDLSIRMDAAIKAIESFTTIGIERTMNFHNTK; encoded by the coding sequence ATGAAATATCTAATTGTTGGTATCGGAAATATCGGTACTGAATATGAAGAGACTCGTCACAATATAGGCTTTAAGGTATTAGACCAATTGGCTAAAGAAAATGATGCCACTTTTAAAGCAGAAAAACATGGTGCTATTGCTGAAGTAAAATACAAAGGAAGAACATTAGTTCTTTTAAAACCATCAACTTATGTTAACCTTAGTGGTAAAGCCGTAAATTATTGGATGCAACAAGAGAAGATTTCTATTGAGAATATCATGATTGTGGTGGATGACCTTGCTTTGCCTTTCGGAAAATTAAGAATCAGAGCCAAAGGAAGTGATGCAGGACATAATGGGATAAAAGATATTACAAAAGTTCTAGGTCGTGCTGATTATCCTCGCCTGCGCTTCGGAATTGGTAGTGAGTTCTCCAAAGGGAAACAAATAGATTATGTTCTTGGAGAGTGGAGTAAAGAAGAAAAATTAGACCTATCTATCCGCATGGATGCGGCAATAAAAGCTATTGAATCTTTTACCACAATAGGTATAGAAAGAACCATGAATTTTCATAATACGAAATAA
- a CDS encoding YebC/PmpR family DNA-binding transcriptional regulator, whose amino-acid sequence MGRAFEYRKARKLKRWGTMAKTFTKLGKEIAIAVKDAGPNPESNARLRVLIQNARAANMPKDNVERAIKKASSKDQKDYKEITYEGYAPHGIAIMVEAATDNNTRTVANVRSYFNKCNGSLGTTGSVEFMFEHKCHFKVAAREGLDLEELELEMIDSGVEEIFEEDDSLVIYAPFESYGNIQKYLEENDFEIKGAEFERIPTDTKDLSEEQRADVDKLLEKLEEDEDVSNVFHNMA is encoded by the coding sequence ATGGGAAGAGCATTCGAATATCGAAAAGCACGAAAGCTTAAACGTTGGGGTACAATGGCCAAGACTTTTACCAAATTGGGTAAAGAGATTGCTATCGCAGTGAAAGATGCTGGGCCGAACCCAGAGTCCAATGCACGTTTGAGGGTATTGATTCAAAATGCTAGAGCAGCGAACATGCCTAAAGATAATGTTGAACGTGCTATTAAGAAAGCTTCTTCTAAAGACCAGAAAGACTATAAAGAGATTACTTATGAGGGGTATGCTCCTCATGGGATCGCAATTATGGTTGAGGCTGCAACGGATAACAATACACGTACCGTAGCTAATGTTAGAAGCTATTTCAATAAATGTAATGGTTCTTTAGGTACAACAGGTTCTGTTGAATTTATGTTTGAACATAAATGCCATTTCAAGGTTGCTGCACGAGAGGGACTTGATTTAGAAGAACTAGAACTTGAGATGATTGATTCTGGGGTAGAAGAGATCTTCGAAGAGGATGATTCTCTTGTAATTTATGCTCCTTTTGAGTCTTATGGTAATATCCAAAAGTACCTTGAAGAGAATGATTTTGAAATTAAAGGAGCAGAGTTTGAACGTATTCCAACTGATACTAAAGACTTGTCTGAAGAGCAAAGAGCTGATGTAGACAAACTTCTTGAGAAATTAGAGGAGGATGAAGATGTGTCGAATGTTTTCCATAACATGGCATAA
- a CDS encoding RNA-binding S4 domain-containing protein: MVMDEQVRVDKWLWAVRIFKTRSIAAEAIKKGRVTVNRNPVKSSRTVKIGDTVEVKKQPITYTFKVVGIIGKRVGAKLVPDYMKDITPESELAILKTQRYVMNGLRDRGTGRPTKKERRDIDQFQDYDDLFDEEENF, translated from the coding sequence ATAGTCATGGATGAACAAGTAAGAGTAGATAAATGGCTCTGGGCTGTTCGTATCTTTAAAACAAGAAGCATTGCTGCTGAAGCCATAAAAAAAGGACGAGTTACTGTTAATAGAAATCCTGTTAAGAGTTCTCGTACTGTAAAGATTGGGGATACTGTAGAGGTAAAGAAGCAACCTATAACATATACTTTTAAAGTAGTAGGTATTATAGGCAAAAGAGTTGGTGCAAAACTCGTTCCTGATTATATGAAAGACATCACTCCTGAATCTGAATTAGCGATACTTAAAACACAAAGGTATGTTATGAATGGTCTCAGAGATAGAGGAACTGGTAGACCAACTAAAAAAGAACGACGAGATATCGATCAATTCCAAGATTATGATGACCTCTTTGATGAGGAGGAAAACTTTTGA
- the yihA gene encoding ribosome biogenesis GTP-binding protein YihA/YsxC has protein sequence MQIKTAKFVISNTDPLKCPQSSKPEYAFVGRSNVGKSSLINMLTNQKKLAKTSGRPGKTQLINHFIINEYWYLVDLPGYGYAQVSRTQRRKWQDFVRSYIQHRENLTCVMVLVDVRLEPQQPDTDFIEWLGVNGVPFAIIFTKADKISKNQLAKNVAHYKKELLKTWEELPTTFITSSETKEGSKEVLSYIDQINEQLKKR, from the coding sequence ATGCAAATTAAAACGGCCAAGTTTGTCATTAGTAACACAGATCCTTTAAAATGCCCTCAAAGTAGTAAACCAGAGTATGCATTTGTTGGAAGATCGAACGTAGGAAAATCGTCTCTGATCAACATGCTTACGAACCAAAAGAAATTGGCTAAGACTTCGGGTAGACCTGGAAAGACACAGCTTATTAATCACTTTATTATCAATGAATATTGGTATCTAGTGGATCTACCAGGGTATGGTTATGCTCAAGTATCTAGAACACAAAGACGTAAATGGCAAGATTTTGTAAGAAGTTACATACAACATAGAGAAAATCTTACTTGTGTCATGGTATTGGTTGATGTTCGACTTGAACCACAACAACCAGATACCGATTTTATCGAATGGCTTGGAGTAAATGGAGTCCCTTTTGCAATTATCTTCACCAAAGCAGATAAGATCTCAAAAAATCAATTGGCCAAAAATGTAGCACATTACAAAAAAGAACTACTTAAAACGTGGGAAGAACTTCCTACAACCTTCATCACTTCATCTGAGACAAAAGAGGGATCAAAAGAGGTATTGAGCTATATTGACCAAATTAATGAGCAATTAAAGAAGCGATAG
- a CDS encoding Smr/MutS family protein, with the protein MYNIYPSNFEQKIGFDQIRIMLEKRCLSHLGRELCREFGFMKVHKTIKTALFETNEFLSILQGDREFPSINFGDIRPALHKAKIEGTFVDESELFELKKSLESVRGVVNFFKNSEPEDFKSLKDVIKEIEIFPFIYQRIDDILTKHGKIKDHASAELSRIRREIIIRQSSVSKTMNSILRRMQKDGYVDSDVSVSMRDGRAVIPISASHKRKIKGIVHDESATGKTAYIEPSEIVETNNAIRELEYAERREVIRILTEFTDSIRPYVDSLLNSHTILGTIDFIRAKAVFAKDTECVLPRLKQYPIMKWHKARHLVLESNLRKEGRKIVPLDICLDRKGRILLISGPNAGGKSVCLKSAGLIQYMIQTGMLAPMDSESHIGVFDGIFVDIGDEQSIDNDLSTYSSHLTNMKYFLRNTTENSLILIDEFGSGTEPMLGGAIAESVLNTLNKQKVYGVITTHYTNLKHFASSCDGIENGAMLYDSHKMEPLFQLAIGRPGSSFAFEIARKIGLPESILQEATDKLGKDHIDFDKHLREVLRDKRYWENKRTDIRKLEKQLEEMSSKYQHDIKEANKQRKDIIERAKQEADILLKSSNKIIEKTVREIRESQADKEKTRELRKNLSEFKEDVATNTTIHDEKIHRKMKKLQEKESLIKKKVSKQGGQSISSTVRKEEEGISKIKDHKLEIGCGVRIKGQSNVGEVLEIEGNQVIVAFGMLRSVLKLNKIEVVSASTAKKITKNKTLGIINDKISEEKLTFKAEIDIRGERAEDALRKVQQFVDKAITLGEKELRILHGKGSGILRELIRKQLQAEPMVRNVKDAPVQFGGSGISIVTLN; encoded by the coding sequence ATGTATAATATATACCCTTCGAATTTCGAACAAAAAATAGGTTTTGATCAGATTCGAATCATGTTAGAGAAGAGATGTCTGAGTCATCTTGGAAGAGAGCTTTGTCGCGAGTTTGGTTTTATGAAAGTGCATAAAACAATTAAAACAGCTCTATTTGAGACTAATGAATTCCTCTCTATCCTTCAGGGAGATCGGGAATTTCCTTCCATAAATTTTGGTGATATTCGGCCTGCATTACATAAAGCAAAGATTGAAGGAACTTTTGTTGATGAATCGGAGCTATTTGAGTTAAAAAAATCATTGGAATCAGTAAGAGGGGTAGTTAACTTCTTTAAAAATAGTGAACCCGAAGATTTTAAATCTCTAAAAGATGTAATTAAAGAGATTGAAATATTTCCATTTATATATCAACGCATAGATGATATTTTAACCAAACATGGTAAAATTAAAGATCATGCATCTGCTGAACTGTCTCGAATACGTCGAGAGATAATTATTCGTCAGTCCTCTGTCTCTAAGACGATGAATTCTATTCTTAGAAGGATGCAGAAAGATGGCTATGTCGATTCTGATGTATCTGTAAGTATGCGTGATGGACGTGCCGTAATTCCGATCTCTGCCTCTCATAAAAGAAAGATCAAAGGGATTGTTCATGATGAGTCTGCAACGGGAAAGACTGCTTATATTGAGCCAAGTGAAATTGTTGAAACCAACAATGCAATCCGAGAATTAGAGTATGCAGAAAGACGTGAAGTTATTCGGATACTAACTGAATTTACAGACTCTATTCGTCCTTATGTTGATTCTCTATTGAATTCACATACAATATTAGGAACTATTGATTTTATTAGAGCTAAAGCTGTTTTTGCAAAGGATACAGAATGTGTTTTACCGCGTTTAAAGCAGTATCCTATAATGAAGTGGCATAAAGCGAGGCACCTTGTTCTTGAAAGTAACTTAAGGAAAGAGGGGCGTAAGATTGTTCCTCTAGATATTTGTTTAGATAGAAAAGGACGTATTCTATTAATTTCTGGACCGAATGCAGGTGGAAAGTCGGTGTGTCTTAAAAGTGCAGGATTAATACAGTATATGATCCAAACAGGTATGCTTGCTCCAATGGATTCTGAAAGTCATATAGGTGTATTTGATGGGATATTTGTGGATATTGGAGATGAGCAGTCTATTGATAACGATCTAAGTACTTATAGTTCTCATCTTACCAATATGAAGTATTTCTTACGAAATACTACAGAAAATAGCTTAATCTTAATTGATGAATTTGGTTCAGGTACTGAACCGATGTTAGGGGGAGCCATTGCTGAATCTGTTTTGAATACATTGAACAAACAGAAGGTCTACGGAGTGATAACAACCCACTATACAAACCTGAAGCACTTTGCTTCCTCTTGTGATGGAATAGAGAATGGTGCGATGTTATATGATTCGCATAAGATGGAGCCTCTTTTCCAATTAGCGATAGGTCGACCTGGTAGCTCATTTGCTTTTGAAATAGCACGTAAGATAGGACTGCCTGAATCTATCCTTCAAGAGGCTACAGATAAACTTGGAAAGGATCATATCGATTTTGATAAGCACTTAAGAGAGGTTCTTCGTGATAAACGTTATTGGGAGAACAAGCGAACTGATATTCGCAAACTAGAGAAGCAGTTAGAGGAGATGTCTTCGAAATATCAACATGACATTAAAGAGGCTAACAAACAGCGTAAAGATATTATTGAAAGAGCCAAACAAGAGGCGGACATTCTTCTAAAGAGTTCAAATAAAATTATTGAAAAGACCGTTCGTGAAATTAGAGAAAGTCAAGCTGATAAAGAAAAGACTCGCGAATTAAGAAAGAATCTTTCTGAGTTTAAGGAGGATGTTGCAACCAATACAACCATTCATGATGAAAAAATTCATCGAAAGATGAAGAAACTTCAGGAGAAGGAGAGCCTTATTAAGAAGAAAGTGTCTAAACAGGGAGGACAGAGCATAAGTTCTACTGTAAGAAAAGAAGAAGAGGGGATCTCAAAGATTAAAGATCACAAATTAGAAATAGGCTGTGGCGTTCGAATCAAAGGACAATCTAATGTCGGAGAAGTATTAGAGATTGAAGGTAACCAGGTAATCGTTGCTTTTGGTATGCTTCGATCCGTCCTAAAATTGAATAAGATTGAGGTCGTCTCTGCAAGTACGGCTAAGAAGATCACTAAGAATAAAACTCTTGGTATTATTAATGATAAGATATCAGAAGAGAAGTTGACTTTTAAGGCTGAGATTGATATCCGAGGAGAGAGGGCAGAAGATGCTCTGCGTAAAGTGCAGCAGTTTGTTGATAAGGCGATCACTCTGGGTGAGAAGGAGCTTAGAATATTGCATGGTAAAGGAAGTGGAATCCTAAGAGAACTTATCAGAAAACAGTTGCAAGCAGAGCCAATGGTTCGCAATGTGAAAGATGCTCCTGTTCAATTTGGAGGCTCAGGAATTTCTATTGTAACGTTAAATTAG
- a CDS encoding DUF4924 family protein, whose amino-acid sequence MYIAEKKKKENIAEYILYLFQIEDLIRSQKFSEDNIRKNIVNQYPVEDLEKEKILHWYLNFAEMMKREHIEESGHMQFVTNQMNDLFEFHTLIVKSNKYPEYHKTYMDIQSILVEIASKMGDQAINEIQVCFSFLYGVVLLKLQKKEISEDTYNVSKQVSSLLGKISLLYNKNQEEELDIY is encoded by the coding sequence ATGTATATTGCAGAAAAAAAGAAAAAAGAAAATATTGCAGAGTATATTCTGTATCTATTTCAAATAGAAGACCTAATTCGTTCCCAGAAATTCTCTGAAGATAATATTCGAAAAAATATTGTCAACCAATACCCTGTTGAAGACCTTGAAAAAGAAAAGATACTCCATTGGTATTTGAACTTCGCAGAGATGATGAAAAGAGAACATATCGAAGAGAGTGGTCACATGCAATTTGTCACCAATCAGATGAATGATCTTTTTGAATTTCACACTCTTATTGTTAAAAGCAACAAGTATCCTGAGTATCATAAAACATATATGGATATTCAATCAATCCTTGTTGAAATTGCATCTAAGATGGGAGATCAAGCCATTAATGAAATACAGGTTTGTTTCTCATTTCTATATGGTGTAGTTCTTCTTAAATTGCAGAAAAAAGAGATAAGTGAAGACACATATAATGTTTCAAAACAAGTTTCCTCTCTTCTTGGAAAGATCTCTTTATTATACAATAAAAATCAAGAGGAGGAGCTGGACATATATTAA
- a CDS encoding 50S ribosomal protein L25/general stress protein Ctc has translation MKSVSINGSERKEICKKATKALRNAGQVPCVLYGGKTPVHFSAEVNEFRKIVFTPDVYLIDLTIDGNECKAIMQDIQFHPVSDEILHVDFLQIFEDKAVKINVPVKLEGFAKGIQQGGKLKLNLRTLRVKALPQDLPDTISIDVTELGLGQSFRVGDVDSEGLELLNSKSTPVATVMITRAARAAMNAAKGK, from the coding sequence ATGAAGTCAGTTTCTATTAACGGTTCAGAAAGAAAAGAGATTTGCAAAAAAGCAACCAAAGCTTTGCGTAACGCAGGACAAGTACCATGTGTACTTTACGGTGGTAAAACTCCAGTACACTTTTCTGCTGAAGTTAATGAGTTCCGTAAAATTGTTTTCACTCCAGACGTTTACCTTATCGATCTAACTATTGATGGTAACGAGTGTAAAGCAATCATGCAAGACATTCAATTCCACCCAGTTTCAGACGAGATCCTTCACGTTGATTTCCTTCAAATTTTTGAAGATAAAGCAGTGAAGATTAATGTTCCTGTTAAACTTGAAGGATTTGCAAAAGGTATCCAACAAGGGGGTAAGTTGAAGCTAAACCTTCGTACTCTTCGTGTTAAGGCTCTTCCACAAGATCTTCCTGATACTATCTCTATCGATGTAACAGAACTTGGTCTTGGTCAAAGTTTCCGTGTAGGAGATGTTGATTCTGAAGGTCTTGAACTTCTAAATTCTAAGTCTACTCCTGTTGCAACAGTAATGATTACACGTGCTGCACGTGCTGCAATGAATGCTGCAAAAGGGAAATAA